The Constrictibacter sp. MBR-5 genomic interval CTCCCAGTTGCAGACAACGTCCGCCACCCGGATGCCCAGCTTCTCGCGCGGCTCCGGGACGATCAGGCCAAGATGGAGGCGCAGGACGCCGTTATACGGGCCGCGGTGCGGCGGAAGGTGCTTACCGGGCTCGAAAATCGAGAACATCGCGGTTTTCAGGCCCGGGATCTTCTGGACGATCCGCCAGGTCTCGGGGCACTGCCGGATCGCATGATCCGACTTGAGCCCGTAGCCGCAGATCATGAAGGTCTTCCAGTGATTGTCCTTCGTGATCGTCTTCACGTCCGAGGAAATGTCCGAGAAGCTTGGCAACTCGTCCTGGCGGACGAGCACGCGGTCGAGTTCGGCCCGGATCAGCGGCCACTCCCGCTCGATCTCCGCCGACCAGGGAAAGGCCGCGTTCTCGTAGACGGGCAGGTTCTCGACCTTCGAAAAGCGGAGGTTGAGACGCTCCGCCCATTGGACCACGGCCATCAGGCCGCGCACGACCATGCCCGGGCGTTCGAGGGCCGCGATGCCCTCGGTTCCGAATTCCTGTCGCGCACCACCGGCCGCGGCCGTGCCGTCGATCTGTCGCATTCCAGCGTCGGTCATCAGGCTCCACCTATAGACACGCTATCCGTCGGCCCGCTAGATCGGGCTTCCCTTCCGAAGATGCTCGTCACCGCAGTGTCACATAGTGCACGGCACCGTCGCGACGAAAGAGGGACGGCCATCAAATGAGCAACGAATCCCGGATGTTCGACGTCATTGTGGCGGGCGGCGGACCGATCGGCCTCGCATTCGCCTGTTCCTTGTCGCGGCTGGCGGCGGCTTCGGACCTGAAGATCGGCCTCGTCGAGCGGCAATCCGAAGACGCGCTGCGGCGACCGGCCTTCGACGGCCGGGAAATCGCGGTGACCCACCGTTCGCAGATGCTGCTGCGCGAACTCGGTGCCTGGGAGCGCCTGCCGGCGGAGGATATCCAGCCGCTGCGCGAGGCGCGCGTCAGGAATGGCACCGGCGAACGGCCGCTGCGATTCGATCCGCCCGGCGAGGGTGGCGGCGTACTCGGGCACCTCGTCCCGAACCACCGGATCCGCGAGGCGATCTTCGCCGAGACCGCGGCGGCGGATCGCCTCGAACTGATGACCGGGGCGGCGGTCGATTCGGTCCGCGACGAACCCGATGCCACCGTGGTGTCGCTTCAGGACGGTCGCAGCTTGCGCACACGCCTGCTCGTGGCGGCCGATTCGCGCTTCTCGCGGATCCGCACCATGCGCGGCATCGGTGCGGCGACCCGCAGCTTCGGCAAGACGATGATGGTCTGCCGCGTCGCCCACGACGAGGACCACGAGCAGACCGCGGTCGAATGGTTCGGCTACGGCCAGACGATGGCGATGCTGCCGCTGCGCGGCCGGATGTCGTCCGCCGTCGTCACCTTGCCCCCGGCGGAGATCGAGGCGCTGATGGCGATGGACGAGGAGGCGTTCGGCGATGCTCTGACCCGCCGCTATGACGGCAGGCTCGGCCGCATGCGGCTGGCGAGCACCCGGCACGTCTATCCGTTGACGTCGGTCTATGCCGACCGGTTCGTGAGCCGGCGCTTCGCGCTGCTCGGCGACGCGGCCGTCGGCATGCATCCGGTGACCGCGCACGGCTTCAACCTCGGGCTTCAGGGCCAGCACCTGCTGGCGACGGCGCTCGCCGGCGCGTTGGCACGCGGCGCGGGCGTCGCGGATCCCGGGGCCCTGCTGCACTATGAGCGCGAGCATCGGCGCGCCACGCGGCCCCTGTATCTCGCGACCAACACGACCGCGATGCTCTACACGAACGACTCCCGCCCGGCGCGGATGCTGCGCGACGCCGCGCTGTTCTGCGGCGGCCTGCCGCCCATCCGGCGCACGATCGTCGCACATCTGATGGAACGCGACCGCAGCGGACCGCCGGATCACACGGCGAGCGCGGCGCGGTAGACCTCCGCGTCGACGTTGCCGCCGGATCCGACCACCGCGATCGTCCGGCCGCGGACGGGCAATTTGCCGCTGAGCACGGCGGCGAGCGCTACGGCGCCGCCCGGCTCCAGCACGAGCTTGAGGTGCCGGAAGGCCGCCGCCATCGCCTGC includes:
- the ubiM gene encoding 5-demethoxyubiquinol-8 5-hydroxylase UbiM, which gives rise to MSNESRMFDVIVAGGGPIGLAFACSLSRLAAASDLKIGLVERQSEDALRRPAFDGREIAVTHRSQMLLRELGAWERLPAEDIQPLREARVRNGTGERPLRFDPPGEGGGVLGHLVPNHRIREAIFAETAAADRLELMTGAAVDSVRDEPDATVVSLQDGRSLRTRLLVAADSRFSRIRTMRGIGAATRSFGKTMMVCRVAHDEDHEQTAVEWFGYGQTMAMLPLRGRMSSAVVTLPPAEIEALMAMDEEAFGDALTRRYDGRLGRMRLASTRHVYPLTSVYADRFVSRRFALLGDAAVGMHPVTAHGFNLGLQGQHLLATALAGALARGAGVADPGALLHYEREHRRATRPLYLATNTTAMLYTNDSRPARMLRDAALFCGGLPPIRRTIVAHLMERDRSGPPDHTASAAR
- a CDS encoding aspartyl/asparaginyl beta-hydroxylase domain-containing protein, whose product is MTDAGMRQIDGTAAAGGARQEFGTEGIAALERPGMVVRGLMAVVQWAERLNLRFSKVENLPVYENAAFPWSAEIEREWPLIRAELDRVLVRQDELPSFSDISSDVKTITKDNHWKTFMICGYGLKSDHAIRQCPETWRIVQKIPGLKTAMFSIFEPGKHLPPHRGPYNGVLRLHLGLIVPEPREKLGIRVADVVCNWEEGKVLLFDDAYEHEAWNHTDKTRVVLFVDFVKPLRFPANLINWLLLNIAVFTPFIREGVDKQKEWEKRFYAQAEAIRNAPAD